Proteins found in one Miscanthus floridulus cultivar M001 chromosome 4, ASM1932011v1, whole genome shotgun sequence genomic segment:
- the LOC136552294 gene encoding trihelix transcription factor ENAP1-like: protein MDGLPDAVAAPLAAAPSQKRDEWSESGIVRLLEAYEAKWLLRNRAKLKWSDWVDIAREVSVHCADDAAAAGKPPAAGGGNSAKTPNQCKNKIESMKKRYRAESAAVARAGPSAAGPSWRFFARMDGLLKGPPVCSAQVQQPELTNSIDLRAPAKPEAAEVEADFATQLRDAVPGAFSDLMNIDANGAVPDKAEKVDNSMQKESRPADSDANVSSPRSKVANEDVEEVNNAWDRTKKRKSTEFDIAKSIELLASSFLKIEHTRLEMYRETERMRVEAEIKKGEMELKRTEIMAKTHLQIARLFAKKLKQSSGKNGGSSSVTAEVDTLTKKGENGSG, encoded by the exons ATGGACGGCCTCCCCGACGCCGTCGCGGCGCCGTTGGCGGCTGCGCCGTCGCAGAAGCGCGACGAGTGGAGCGAGAGCGGCATCGTGCGCCTGCTCGAGGCCTACGAGGCCAAGTGGCTGCTGCGGAACCGCGCCAAGCTCAAGTGGAGCGACTGGGTCGACATCGCCCGCGAGGTGTCCGTGCATTGCGCCGACGACGCCGCGGCCGCGGGGAAGCcccccgccgccggcggcggcaacAGCGCCAAGACCCCCAACCAGTGCAAGAACAAGATCGAGTCCATGAAGAAGCGGTACCGGGCCGAGTCCGCCGCCGTGGCGCGCGCGGGCCCCTCCGCCGCTGGCCCGTCGTGGAGGTTCTTTGCCCGCATGGACGGCCTGCTCAAAGGGCCGCCCGTCTGCTCTGCCCAGGTGCAGCAGCCGGAGCTGACTAACAGCATAGACTTGCGAGCTCCGGCGAAACCAGAGGCGGCCGAGGTAGAAGCTGATTTTGCCACGCAGCTGCGGGATGCAGTTCCAGGTGCATTCTCTGATCTGATGAACATTGACGCGAATGGCGCTGTCCCGGATAAAGCGGAGAAGGTTGACAACAGCATGCAGAAGGAGAGCAGGCCTGCTGATAGCGATGCCAACGTGAGCTCTCCGAGGAGTAAGGTGGCCaacgaggacgtggaggaggtgaacAATGCCTGGGACCGGACCAAGAAGAGAAAGAGCACAGAGTTTGACATAGCGAAGAGCATCGAGCTGCTGGCTAGCTCCTTCTTGAAGATTGAGCACACCAGGTTGGAGATGTACAGGGAGACAGAAAGGATGAGGGTTGAAGCTGAGATTAAGAAGGGGGAGATGGAGCTCAAGAGAACTGAGATCATGGCGAAAACGCACCTGCAGATCGCCAGGCTTTTTGCAAAGAAATTGAAACAGAGCAGTGGAAAGAATGGTGGCAGTTCGTCAGTAACAGCTGAAGTGGACACCCTTACCAAGAAAGGCGAGAATG GTTCCGGGTGA